One region of Chlorobiota bacterium genomic DNA includes:
- a CDS encoding YigZ family protein, with the protein MALMKPFKSIVARVRSETKVRGSRFIGTAIPVAGRDDIDRELAAIRKEFWDATHNCYAWRLAPDGLQYRFSDDGEPAGSAGKPILFVMQQRELVNTLVVVTRYFGGVKLGVGGLVRAYGDATAEALNATEIITTYPSDRFRVFTPYEDMKAIRPLVERYALKFEEEFLDVVNYTISVRSDQAEEFQALVTESSQGRAGTVKIE; encoded by the coding sequence ATGGCATTGATGAAGCCGTTCAAGTCCATTGTAGCAAGGGTGCGTAGCGAGACGAAGGTGCGCGGTTCCCGATTTATCGGGACCGCCATTCCCGTTGCTGGCCGCGACGACATTGACCGCGAGCTTGCGGCAATCCGCAAGGAGTTTTGGGACGCGACCCACAACTGCTACGCTTGGCGGCTGGCTCCCGACGGCCTTCAATACCGTTTTTCCGACGATGGCGAGCCGGCCGGTTCCGCCGGAAAACCGATCCTGTTCGTGATGCAGCAGCGCGAGTTGGTGAACACCCTTGTGGTTGTCACACGCTACTTCGGCGGGGTGAAGTTGGGGGTTGGCGGGCTTGTTCGCGCCTACGGCGATGCCACTGCCGAAGCCCTGAACGCCACCGAAATCATCACCACCTACCCAAGCGATCGCTTCCGCGTGTTCACCCCTTACGAGGACATGAAGGCAATACGCCCGCTGGTGGAACGCTACGCCCTGAAGTTCGAGGAAGAGTTTCTGGATGTGGTCAATTACACCATCAGCGTCCGTAGCGACCAGGCCGAGGAGTTCCAAGCCTTGGTCACCGAGTCGTCGCAAGGAAGGGCCGGAACGGTGAAGATTGAGTGA